Genomic segment of Dactylococcopsis salina PCC 8305:
TAAAAAGTAGCCCAAAATACTAGAAGACTTATCTGAAAATTGTTAGAGTGAAAGTTGCCTGACAAAAACGTCTTTCCTGAAATAAGTGATTAACCATGATTTTAGAAACTCTCCCGAAAATGGAATCTTTTTCTCAGCCCAGTGGGCGAACTGAAGTGTTAACTGTATTTTGTGATTTTGATGGACCATTAGTTGATGTTTCCGATCGTTACTACAATACTTATCAAATTGCCCTTAATCAAACTTATGAGCATTATCAGGAAGATGGCTCGTTTTTAACGCCTAACGTGCTGACAAAAGAGCAATTTTGGCAGATGAAACAAGAGCGAGTTTGTGATCAAGAAATTGCTTTACGTTCAGGCTTACAATTGCAACATATTCCTTATTTTGTTCAACAAGTGAGGGCAATTGTCAATGAATCTTTCTTGCTAAGAAAGGATAAGTTTCATCAGGGAGTGAATTGGGCGTTGGCGCTTCTCCATTGCCAAGGGGTGCGTTTGGTTGTGGTGACGTTACGCTGTCAGGAACAAGTGACCCAGCTTTTAAATAATTATGGCTTGTTACGGTTGTTTAGTGGCGTT
This window contains:
- a CDS encoding HAD family hydrolase, which produces MILETLPKMESFSQPSGRTEVLTVFCDFDGPLVDVSDRYYNTYQIALNQTYEHYQEDGSFLTPNVLTKEQFWQMKQERVCDQEIALRSGLQLQHIPYFVQQVRAIVNESFLLRKDKFHQGVNWALALLHCQGVRLVVVTLRCQEQVTQLLNNYGLLRLFSGVYGTTDETIAYRNNVECKTALLKKAIAEHGDDRACMVGDTEADILAAQATGISAIALTCGIRSSNYLQQFQPDYIENDLLSLTKTYLS